A single region of the Streptomyces virginiae genome encodes:
- a CDS encoding FMN-binding glutamate synthase family protein has product MLNILLLVLLGVLAAVAVHDLVQRRHSILRNYPLLGHLRFALEALRPEIQQYFIERNFDGRPFDRDTRSIVYERAKGTDDEEPFGTERDLHQASSEYLTPSMAPRPVRVDAPRVRIGGPGCTKPYDMALLNVSAMSFGSLSANAVRALNTGARLGGFAQDTGEGGLSEHHLEPGGDLVWEIGTGYFGCRTDDGDFDPRQFAEKAGREQVKCVLLKISQGAKPGMGGVLPGAKVNAEIAEVRGVPRGRTVVSPPFHRVYTTPRELVRFLARMRELADGKPVGFKLCVGSRREFLAVCKAMLEEDTTPDFIVVDGAEGGTGAAPLEFADHVGLPLDEGLMTVHNALVGVGLRDRVRIGASGKVATGSDLVKRLIQGADYTNAARAMMFAIGCIQAQRCHTNTCPVGVATQDRRRARAVDVGDKSRRVERYQKATVRSALRIMAAMGVDSPAELRPHQLLQRVDPYTVRSYAEIHEWLTPGQLLASAPDAWASDWRAADPDRFTH; this is encoded by the coding sequence GTGCTGAACATACTTCTCCTCGTCCTGCTCGGAGTGCTCGCGGCGGTGGCCGTCCACGACCTCGTGCAGCGCCGACACTCCATCCTGCGGAACTATCCGCTGCTGGGGCACCTGCGGTTCGCCCTGGAGGCGCTGCGCCCGGAGATCCAGCAGTACTTCATCGAGCGGAACTTCGACGGCCGCCCCTTCGACCGGGACACCCGCAGCATCGTCTACGAACGGGCCAAGGGCACCGACGACGAGGAGCCCTTCGGTACCGAACGCGACCTCCACCAGGCCAGCAGCGAATACCTCACCCCGTCCATGGCCCCACGACCGGTGCGCGTCGATGCGCCCCGGGTCCGGATCGGCGGCCCCGGCTGCACCAAGCCGTACGACATGGCCCTGCTCAACGTCTCGGCGATGAGCTTCGGCTCGCTGTCCGCCAATGCCGTGCGTGCCCTCAACACCGGTGCCCGGCTGGGCGGCTTCGCCCAGGACACCGGTGAGGGCGGTCTCTCCGAGCACCACCTGGAACCCGGCGGGGACCTCGTCTGGGAGATCGGCACCGGATACTTCGGCTGCCGCACCGACGACGGGGACTTCGACCCACGTCAGTTCGCCGAGAAGGCCGGACGCGAGCAGGTCAAGTGCGTCCTGCTGAAGATCAGCCAAGGCGCCAAGCCCGGTATGGGCGGAGTGCTGCCGGGCGCCAAGGTGAACGCGGAGATCGCGGAGGTCCGCGGCGTTCCCCGAGGACGGACCGTGGTCTCCCCACCCTTCCACCGCGTCTACACCACCCCACGCGAACTGGTCCGCTTCCTGGCGCGGATGCGCGAACTGGCCGACGGCAAACCCGTCGGGTTCAAACTGTGCGTCGGCTCCCGCCGCGAGTTCCTCGCCGTGTGCAAGGCCATGCTGGAAGAGGACACCACGCCCGACTTCATCGTCGTCGACGGCGCGGAGGGCGGCACGGGCGCGGCTCCGCTGGAGTTCGCGGACCACGTCGGCCTGCCGCTCGACGAGGGGCTGATGACCGTGCACAACGCCCTCGTCGGCGTCGGCCTGCGCGACCGCGTCCGGATCGGGGCCTCCGGCAAGGTCGCCACCGGCAGCGACCTCGTCAAACGCCTGATCCAAGGAGCCGACTACACCAACGCCGCCCGCGCGATGATGTTCGCGATCGGATGCATCCAGGCCCAGCGCTGCCACACCAACACCTGCCCGGTGGGCGTCGCCACCCAGGACCGGCGTCGGGCCCGCGCCGTCGACGTCGGCGACAAGTCGCGGCGCGTCGAGCGCTACCAGAAAGCCACGGTGCGGAGCGCACTTCGGATCATGGCGGCGATGGGCGTCGACAGCCCGGCCGAGCTGCGTCCCCACCAACTGCTCCAACGGGTCGACCCGTACACGGTGCGCTCGTACGCCGAGATCCATGAATGGCTCACCCCCGGACAACTGCTCGCATCAGCGCCCGACGCCTGGGCATCCGACTGGCGGGCGGCCGACCCCGACCGCTTCACCCACTGA
- a CDS encoding YhjD/YihY/BrkB family envelope integrity protein, whose protein sequence is MRSAFRRARAGRRWGHVRDLGLWQRALGFAALGFLTLVPLLIVVAAADAADGRGFAQWLGDGLGVSAPARLEIERLFALPGQAWRTTTAFGLALLTVFGLSFGTVLQSGYEQVWDLSPARWWARWRHALWLAVLVGVLYLSAISPPWRDSPARGGVTFLIGTLFFWWSQRLLLAGRVGWIALLPGAVATMLGLLGLRIFSRLVFSPLIASSAVTYGPFGTVLVIQTWLVAIGVVVFGGALVGRLFHERLPRRSSRA, encoded by the coding sequence ATGCGCAGCGCGTTCCGCCGTGCGCGGGCCGGTCGCCGCTGGGGTCACGTGCGGGACCTGGGGCTGTGGCAACGCGCGCTGGGGTTCGCCGCGCTCGGGTTCCTGACCCTGGTACCGCTGCTGATCGTCGTCGCCGCGGCGGACGCCGCCGACGGGCGGGGGTTCGCGCAGTGGCTCGGGGACGGGCTCGGCGTATCGGCGCCGGCCAGACTGGAGATCGAGCGACTGTTCGCCCTGCCCGGTCAGGCGTGGCGGACCACGACGGCTTTCGGCCTGGCCCTGCTGACCGTGTTCGGCCTGTCCTTCGGGACCGTGCTGCAGAGTGGCTACGAGCAGGTCTGGGACCTGTCCCCGGCCCGTTGGTGGGCCCGGTGGCGGCACGCGCTGTGGCTCGCCGTACTGGTCGGCGTGCTCTACCTGTCGGCGATCTCCCCGCCGTGGCGGGACTCCCCCGCCCGCGGCGGTGTGACGTTCCTGATCGGCACCCTGTTCTTCTGGTGGTCCCAGCGGCTGCTGCTCGCCGGCCGGGTCGGCTGGATCGCCCTCCTCCCCGGGGCCGTGGCCACCATGCTCGGACTGCTCGGCCTGCGGATCTTCTCCCGTCTCGTCTTCTCACCGCTGATCGCCTCGAGCGCGGTCACGTACGGCCCCTTCGGAACCGTCCTCGTCATCCAGACCTGGCTCGTCGCCATCGGCGTGGTCGTCTTCGGTGGCGCGCTCGTCGGCCGACTGTTCCACGAGAGGCTGCCGCGCCGGTCCTCGAGGGCGTAG
- a CDS encoding LLM class F420-dependent oxidoreductase, whose amino-acid sequence MVLIGYTMMTEQAGPRELVSHVVGAERAGFDFSVISDHSFPWLESQGHASYAWSVLGAAAQATSRIPLMTYVTCPTFRYHPAVVAQKAATVQILSEGRFRLGLGSGENLNEHIVGAAWPAAHVRLDMLEEAVDIIRRMFTGEYVSHHGAHFDVENARLWDLPDAPPPIGIAVSGTRSCAVAGRQGDLVIATEPRRELLERFDAHGGAGKPKVGQLPVCHDTDRAAAVARAHDQFRWALGGWKVNAELPGPDGFEQAARHTRPEDVAEAIPCGDDVDAFVDAVRPYAEAGFTEVALVQIGGAHQEPFLEWAEAKLLPALREL is encoded by the coding sequence ATGGTGCTGATCGGATACACGATGATGACCGAGCAGGCCGGCCCCCGAGAGCTGGTCTCCCACGTGGTGGGAGCGGAACGGGCGGGCTTCGATTTCTCCGTGATCTCCGACCACTCGTTCCCGTGGCTGGAGTCCCAAGGGCACGCCTCGTACGCGTGGAGCGTCCTGGGCGCGGCGGCGCAGGCGACCTCCCGCATCCCGCTGATGACGTACGTGACCTGCCCGACGTTCCGCTACCACCCCGCGGTCGTCGCGCAGAAGGCCGCGACCGTGCAGATCCTGTCCGAGGGCCGCTTCCGGCTGGGACTCGGCTCGGGCGAGAACCTCAACGAGCACATCGTCGGTGCGGCCTGGCCCGCCGCCCACGTGCGCCTGGACATGCTGGAGGAGGCCGTCGACATCATCCGGCGGATGTTCACCGGCGAGTACGTGAGCCACCACGGCGCGCACTTCGACGTCGAGAACGCCCGGCTGTGGGACCTCCCCGACGCACCACCCCCGATCGGGATCGCCGTCTCCGGAACCCGTTCGTGCGCAGTGGCGGGCCGGCAGGGTGACCTGGTGATCGCCACGGAACCGCGCCGCGAGCTCCTGGAGCGGTTCGACGCGCACGGCGGCGCGGGAAAGCCGAAGGTCGGCCAGCTCCCCGTCTGCCACGACACCGACCGCGCCGCCGCCGTGGCCCGCGCGCACGACCAGTTCCGCTGGGCGCTCGGCGGCTGGAAGGTCAACGCCGAACTTCCCGGCCCGGACGGTTTTGAACAGGCCGCCCGGCACACCCGGCCCGAAGACGTCGCCGAGGCCATCCCCTGCGGCGACGACGTGGATGCCTTCGTCGACGCGGTGCGCCCCTACGCGGAGGCCGGATTCACCGAGGTCGCCCTCGTCCAGATCGGCGGCGCACACCAGGAACCGTTCCTGGAATGGGCGGAGGCGAAGCTCCTGCCCGCCCTTCGCGAGCTGTGA
- a CDS encoding HAD family hydrolase has protein sequence MTRAALFDVDGTLVDTNHIHVTCWWEALRQAGHHVPMHAVHRAIGLPGEDLLSHLLGEQRDHSEDDRLSAAHDTLYATYFPKLRAFDAAADLLRTLSDAGWKVLLVTSAKDEELSALREAIGADDALTATATSDDVEQGKPAPDPVRHALDLAGAPADRAVFVGDSVWDMKAAAGAGVTAIALLCGGIPRADLENAGAAVAYRDPADLLARLGDSPFSRVPAR, from the coding sequence ATGACTCGCGCCGCGCTCTTCGACGTCGACGGAACCCTCGTGGACACCAACCACATCCACGTCACCTGCTGGTGGGAAGCCCTGCGCCAGGCGGGACACCACGTGCCCATGCACGCCGTACACCGGGCGATCGGCCTGCCCGGCGAGGATCTCCTCTCCCATCTCCTGGGCGAGCAGCGGGACCACTCCGAGGACGACCGACTGAGCGCCGCCCACGACACCCTCTACGCCACGTACTTTCCGAAGCTCCGCGCCTTCGACGCGGCCGCCGACCTCCTGCGCACGTTGTCGGACGCCGGGTGGAAGGTCCTGCTGGTCACCTCGGCCAAGGACGAGGAACTGAGCGCACTGCGCGAGGCCATCGGCGCGGACGACGCGCTCACCGCCACCGCGACCTCCGACGACGTCGAGCAGGGCAAACCCGCGCCCGACCCGGTCCGGCACGCCCTCGACCTGGCAGGGGCACCGGCCGACCGCGCGGTGTTCGTCGGCGACTCCGTCTGGGACATGAAGGCCGCCGCCGGCGCCGGCGTGACCGCGATCGCCCTGCTGTGCGGAGGGATCCCCCGCGCGGACCTGGAGAACGCGGGCGCCGCCGTCGCGTACCGGGACCCGGCGGACCTGCTGGCCCGCCTCGGCGACAGCCCGTTCTCCCGCGTGCCCGCCCGCTGA